The genomic interval GGAAGAAGGGAGGGAGGTAAGAAAAAGAGCTTGATGCCTGGAACCAGCGCAGTTTGTCGGAGGCTGCAAGACCATCTAGTGAAGAGAAAAATTGCTGCATTTTGTGCTTTGCTGGTAGCCGGGTTAATTCCCTCACTTCTAAGTGCTGTGGGGCTTTTTCTGAGCCTATGGATCGTCGTTCCCGCTCCTAATAGGCTGCTGCTCCCTCTGGGGGTAGGTGCGCCAGAAGTTAGCCCCTGGTTAGTGGGGTTAAACACGATCGCCCTGCTGTTGGCTCTCGTAGGCATCCACAAAAGTTGGATTTATCAGGTTGCACTGGTGTGTAGCGTGATTGGCATAATCCTGAGTAGCTTGCCCCTGATGCAGTTGCCTGCTGCCAACACCCGCATGGCTGCCGAAATGCAAGTCGTGTTAGGGGATGATTACCTGAATCCCGTTCCCCAGGCGGTGCAAGCCCACCTGCGCCCCCACCCTTTTGTTTTGGCAGACGCCTTCCGGGGAATTTTCCCTGGAGAGGTTCGTTGCGATCGGGGAATTCCCTTTGCCGCCCCGGATGGTGTCTCCCTCACGCTCAATCTATATCGCCCCCAGGTGATCGGCAGTTATCCGACGATCGTCGTTATCTATGGCGGTGCCTGGCGAGAGGGTAGTCCCAATCACGACGAATTGTTTAGCCGATATATGGCAGCCCAGGGTTACACAGTTGTGGCGATCGACTACCGCCACGCGCCCCAATATCAATTTCCGATTCAGCTTGAAGATGTGCAAACCGCGCTGATGTACATCCAACAGCATGCCAAGGAGTTGGAGGTGGATATCGAACGGGTCGTGCTTATGGGGCGATCGGCGGGTGCCCACCTGGCAATGCTGGCGACTTATCGATCGCTGGTCTTTCCAGTGCGGGCAGTGATTAATTACTATGGCCCTGTAGACCTGATCCAGGGATATAACGATCCCCCCATTCCAGACCCGATCGATACCCAAAGGGTGCTCAAGGATTTTTTGGGAGGAACCCCCAATGAACAGGCAGATCTCTATCAAAAGGCTTCTCCCATCAGCTATGTAAAACCCTCCCTGCCAATTTCCCTGCTCGTCTATGCAGGTCGAGATCATCTGGTACAAGCCAAATTTGGGCGGGCACTGTACGAAAAACTCCGTACTACAGGCAACCAGACTGTCTGGCTCGAAATTCCCTGGGCAGAACATGCCTTTGATGCAGTCTTTTCGGGAGTCAGCAATCAACTGGCACTTTTTTATACCGAAAGATTTTTAGCACGGATACTCTACGCAAAAAGAGAGATTGCATGACTCGTAGGATCATGTGTTACATTGCATAACTATAAACTGTAGCCAGTCAGCTTAATCCATGCTGTGCATAGAGCAATCCCAGCTTTTCTGCCAGATGGAGCGGAGGACCCAAACCTTGGGGTGGAACCTCTGGAAGGATGAACAGTGAGAGATGAGGGATGAAATTTTCTCATGTCTCATCAGCGGCTTATAAAGAAGGTATGAAGCGATGAACCCTCATCCCTCATCCTTCCGCCCTCATCCTTTCAAAGGGGGGCATCTCTCAGCCCTAGCCCGTCAGCTAACCCCGTCAGCATTGAGGGAGGACTGAAGAGCAAGCATTTCAAATGCTTCAGGCTCATCAGTGTCTCTTGCTAGTACTGCTCAGTTCTCTTTGTACCTGCTTTAGATTCTGAGGCACTGAAGATGATCTTTCAGATGAATTTGGCAGCGGTATTTACCGCTGCGGCTCAGGCTAGTTGGAAACGAACCAAGCCGATGCTGGTTCGGGATACGGTGATTCTGCCTGCATTAGGGTTTCTCGGCATTATCCTGCTGTGGTGGGTCGTAGCGCTATTTCGGCGGGATCTGATGCCCACCCCCGCGGAGGCACTGGTCAATAATCTCGATTTCATTTTGAATCCCTTTTACCAGAGGGGTCCAGGAGATTTGGGACTCGGTTGGTTACTGATTGCCAGTTTGCGGCGCGTCCTGCTGGGCTTTCTGTTAGGAGCAGTCGTCGCGATTCCGATCGGGTTCTTAATTGGCATGTCTCGCCCAGTGATGCTGGCATTGAACCCGATTATTCAAATTTTCAAGCCTGTGTCGCCCCTGGCATGGTTGCCGATCGCTCTGGCAATTTTCAACCTGGCAGATCCATCGGCAATTTTCGTCATTTTCATCACCTCCCTCTGGCCCACCATTATCAACACCGCATTAGGCGTATCGAGCGTCCCCCAGGATTACCTGGATGTCTCGCGGGTGCTGGAAATGCCCCGTTGGCGACAGGTGATCAAAATTATTTTGCCTGCCAGCCTGCCTTACATCTTTACCGGGTTGAGAATTAGCCTGGGGATCGCCTGGCTGGTAATCGTTGCCGTCGAGATGCTAACTGGGGGGATTGGGATTGGCTTCTTTGTCTGGGATGAGTGGAGCCGACTCAATTTGAGTTCCGTTTTCCTCGCAGTGCTGGTGATTGGCTTAACTGGATTACTCCTGGACTTTGCCATCAGCCAACTGCAAGCATGGGTAACCCATCGGCGTCCGACAGCGACCAATTAGGAAGCGGGGCAGGAGTTTTAAGTTTTGAGTTTTAAGTTGGGTTATTAGTCATGGGTCATGGGTCATTGGCTGTTGGTTCCTCAAGCCCACCACCTCCCACCTCTCACCTCCCACCTACCACCTCCCACCTATCTTCAAAGCCATGAATCACTGGACACGACGAGAATTCGTGCTGGGTATGGGGGCGGCAGCAGCAGGAGCAGCATTGTCTTCCTGCGCTGTGAACGCCGATCGCTCCGCCAAGGGTTTGACCGAAGAGGCTAAAGCCATCAAACCGGTCATTCGACCTGAAGAGTTGGAAAAACCCAACATCACCGTTGGCTATGTGCCGGTAAATGACTGTGCGCCCTTTGCGATCGCCTGGAAGAAAGGCTTTTTCCGCAAATATGGGTTGAATGTGCGGCTGAATCGGGAAGCCAGTTGGGCAACATCCCGCGATGGCATCATTTTTGGTCGTCTGGACGCTTCTCCAGTGGTATCGGGTGCGGTCACCAATGCCCGCATCGGAGCCGAAGGGGCAAGGCATGCGCCCCTGTGTGCTGGCATGACCATCCATCGGCACGGCAATGCCATGACCATGAACAAATCGGATGTGGGATTTTGGGTTGCGTCCCTGGCACGAGTACAACGGCGACCTGGAGGAATTTGGTAGACAGTTCCGCAACTACTTTGAAAGCCAACCCCCAGAACAAAGAGTTTGGGCAGTGGTCTTGAGTTCTGCAATCTATGAGTACTTTATTCGCTACCTGGCCGCCGCCGCTGGTGTAGAACCCGACAAGGAGTTTCGCATCATCATTGTTCCGCCACCCCAAATGGTGACCAATGTGCGAATTGGAGCAATGCAGGGATATATGGTGGCAGAACCCTGGAATACCCGGGCAATTACTGGAAACGCCAATGTGGGTTTTACCTTTGCCCAGGGAAAGGAAATCTGGTTGGGGCATCCCGATCGCCTGCTGGGCGTGATGGAGTCCTTCATTACCAACTATCCCAAAACCTATCGATCGCTGCTAAAAGCCATGATTGAAGCCTGTCAGTATTGCAGCAAACCAGAAAACCGGGAAGAAGTCGCCACACTGATTACAGAGCGATCCTTTACCGGAGCCAAACCCAAAAAAGGGCCCGTAGACAAGTTCACCCGTCCCGCGATCGTCGGCGAATACAACTACGGTGGCTTTGATGGCAAAAAGCGGATCATCAAGTCCGATGACACCACCCTGTTTTTTGACATTCCTGCCAGCGTTTCCCACGTCCCCAATGAACACTCCACCTTTATGTGGCGATCGCGCAGTTTGTGGCTCATGACTCAAGCAGCCCGCTGGGGACAAATTAAAGAAATTCCCAAAAATGCTGAGGAGTTATCTAAAAAGGCATGGCGAACCGACATCTATCGCGAAGTCGCCGCCGAAATGGGCATTCCCTGTCCCCAGGATGACTTCAAAGTCGAACCGCCCGCGGTGTTTATCGATAAAAAAGGGTTTGACCCCAGCGACCCCGTTGGCTACCTCAACAGCTTTGAAATTCGTGCCAATCGTCCAACGAAGATTTATATGAGTTAGGGGGTAGGTGTCAGGTGTCAGGTGTCAGTCACCAGTTTCCAGTTATCAGTCGCGAATCTCATTGCGCGCTGCTCACTGTTCACTGCTCACTGTTCACTGTTCACTGCTCACTGCTCACTGTTCACTGTTCACTGTTCACTGTTCACTGCTCACTGTTCACTGAATCAACTCAAAACTCAAAACTTAAAACTTATACCAAATTAAATAGTCTTCGTGGCCCATCAACATTCTGTAAGGGCGTTTGGCCAAACGCCCCTGACTTTTCTAAAACTGAGGGCGCTATCCCCGGCCATCAACATCCTGTAAGGGCGTTTGGCCAAACGCCCCTACCCGATCTGTCGCGTTTCCAATTCAAATTGGTATTAGAACTCAAAACTTTCCCCTTTCCCCTTTCCCCTTCCTCCTTCCCCTTTTCCCCCTTCCCTATCTCCTTTTTCCCTTTCCCCCTTCTTCCATTCCCTGAACATCTAAGGAGCCATTATGACCAAATCAACCCTGTATTCCTCTGATCTCAATCCCAACAAACCGATCAACTCGGAATTTCTGGTGATTGAGCATTTGACCAAATCCTATCCAACTCCTGATGGGGGTGAATTTGTCGTTTTGGACAACATTAATTTGACGATCCGGGAAGACGAATTTGTTTGCCTGATTGGGCACTCTGGTTGTGGCAAATCGACCCTGCTGAAAATTGTGGCGGGGTTAGAGCGGGCAACTTCAGGCTTAGTGACCCTGGAAGGGAAGGAAGTACGCAGGCCAGGGTGCGATCGCATGATGGTGTTTCAGCAATACTCCCTGTTACCCTGGCTAACCGTGCGAGAAAATGTTCGCCTGGCAGTCGATGAAGTCCTGGAGGGAATGTCCAGTGTTGAAAAAGCCCAGATCGTGAACGAACATCTGGCAATGGTGAATCTGACCGCGGCAGCGAACAAGTATCCCGATGAGATCTCTGGCGGCATGAAACAACGAGTTGGGATTGCCCGCGCTCTGGCAATTCGTCCCAAAATGCTGTTAATGGACGAACCATTTGGCGCACTCGATGCTCTGACTCGTGGCAAACTGCAACGGCAGGTCTTGGAGATTTGGGAAAGCCACCGACAAGCCGTGCTAATGGTGACCCATGATGTCGATGAAGCGCTGTATATGGCTGACCGGATTGTGATGCTGACGAATGGTCCTTTTGCCAAAATTGGTGAAATTCTGGAAGTGCCCTTTCCCCGTCCCCGCGATCGCCAGCAGTTGCGCGAATCCTCCGAGTATTACGATTTACGCAACCATGCCCTCAATTTTCTCGATCGCTACTTCACAGCCGATGACTAAAAGAGGGATGAAGGAGGGGGAGGGGGATAAAAGATGAGGGAGGGGTAATAAGGGATAAAAACAGATGGAGGGGTAGGGGACGATAGCTAGTTTTTTAGCCTTTATCCTCTATCCTTTCCCTCTCCTACTCTTAACTCCCTCTTCATCAAAGATCTACCGAAATGCGCTGACAAGTTGTTGTAGTTTTTCTTAGATTTGTAATAGTTCCGACTCGTCAGCCCACAATGCATCTGAGATTTTCGCAGGATCTTGAATCTCTTCTCAAACTTTTGGCAGAGAAGCCCCTCACGCTCAATGATATTTTGACGACAACCTCAGAGCGCGGCTTTAGTCTTGTAATCGGGTTGCTGGCTTTGCCGTTCCTGCTTCCAATGCCGCCAGGGTTTGCGGGTCCACTGGGACTCGGTTGTCTGATTTTAGCCGCCCAGATGGCAGTCGGACGGCGAACGCCCTGGCTACCTAACCGAGTCGGGCAATTTCGCTTTCCTAACTGGTTGGTACTCACCCTGTTGACCAACCTGCGCCGGGGAACGGGATTTCTGGAAAAAATTGCCCGTCCTCGTCTGCGCTGGCTTGCAGAGAGCCAGCATGCCTGGCAAATCAACGGCGTTTGTATCGCCTGGTTAGCCATTTTGTTGATGTTGCCGATTCCATTTACCAACCCTATCCCCACAGTCGGGATTTTGCTCTTAGCCGTTGCTACCCTGGAAGCAGATGGACTATTGATGTGTTTTGCCTACGGCTTGACGATCGCCATTACGCTGCTTGTTATTGCCATCGGCTATGCCCTCTGGCTGTCACCTGCCCTGTTCCAAAATTTATTTGGGTAAACTTCCCTAACACCTGCTACCTATCACCTGCTATATCAGTCATCCATTAATTGTTGGTATTCTCACCCTAACCCCTAACCCCTCCCTCCACCCGAACTTCCTCGATAAACGAAATACCATCGAATACCCCATCCTTAAATGCCTGGGTGCTGCGAACCCGGTGGTCGGGTGCAAGGAGGGTCATGGTTTCCATGAAGGTAATGAGTGCGCCGTCCTGGGTTTTTGTCGCTCGAAAGCCAATGGTTTCTTGACCTGCATCCCAGGCGATCGCAGAGAAATCGGAATAGCTACTGGAGGACAAATGAAGAATGCCGTCCTCAAAATAGCCGACAAAATTTAGCTCCAAACGGGAACCATCTGGATACACATAGTGATTAACCTGACGGTAACGGGTGCCTTCGATCGCAACCTCAAACGTGCCTGAAAAGCTGCGAAGAAAATGTCCATGAATATCCGTCTTGATATACTCACCCTGCCACGTTCCCACATGGCGCACAAAGATAGCAGGGACTTTGTTGGTATCAATGCCTGTGGTTGTTTCTGTCATGACCCGTTACCTGTGTAAAGCTTGTTGCAATGTTATCTAGAACGCCAGTACAGAAACCGGGTTTCTTCTAACAAACCGCGCAAATGTCGTCCATCTTGCCCCAGAAACCCGGTTTCTAACAATACTGTACCGATTCTCTAAAAAATAGGAAGTCAGGAGTCAGAATGCTTTCTCCTCCTGACTCCTGACTCCTGACTTGTTCGCCTAAGCAACTTTCTTCTTACGACCGATATCCCGACTCATTTGGCGACTGGTTGTTTGATACTCGTGCACAATAGGCAGTCTTTCGGCTTCAAAGCGTTCCAGAGCCTCACGGGGATCGGCACAGGTCGCCAGATGGTGAGATAGGCAGAGCGCATCTTCAAATCCTGCGGTCATCCCACGGGCACGGGTAGGACTCTTGGCGTGGGCAGCATCCCCGATTAAAATGATGCGTCCGTCCCGCAGATGGGGCAGTGGCGCAATGTCATAGGAATACCGGCAAACAATGAGTTCCGGTGGGGTTGATTCAATCACCGATCTCGGTCCATCTGGCAGCTTTGCCAGTTCTGCTTTGGGAATCGCCGTATTTTGGGGTCTCAGTGCCCCGACCTCCGAACCTTCCTGATCCTTCTCAATGAAGAATCCCCAATGGGTACGTTTGGGGCTTCCTGGTTGTAAAGGATCGCTGCCGATATCAAAGAAATTGGCATAGATCCCCCGTCCACGGGCATAAACAATAAAGTTTCCTTCGGGACAGAATGTGGGGTCAGGAACGACTCCCCGCCAAACCAGATCTCCCAGATAGCAAAGCTCAACACCGGGAACTACAGACCGGCGAACCTTAGAGAAAATGCCATCGCTGCCAACCAGAATATCTCCTTCCCATTCGCTGCCATCTTTGAATCGAACAGTGACCCCGCGATCGCTCTGGGCTACCGATTCAAATTCGGCATTTCCATGCAAACATCCGTCCGGTAAAGTGCCCAGCAATACTTCCAGAATCGCTTTACGGTGTATCAACACTCCTGGGAGTTCATTGTCCTGGTAGGTCACCGCTTCAGCGCTAATCATACCGCCACGCAAATTACGAAACTCAAACTTTTTCGCCGGAACACCCGCATCAATGATTTTTTGGCAAACTTCCGGGTTTCCCTGCTGGAGTGCTTTCATTCCCGCCTGAATCAGAAAAATGCCACAACCATCTGTGCGTGGATAGGCTGCTTTCTCAAACAGAGCAACTTGAAACCCTTGTTGAGCCAGTAAACTCGCAAGATAAACGCCCGATGTTCCAGCACCAATAATTCCAACCCGACCCCTCGAAGGTGCCGGATGATTTAACAGAAGCATAGGTTAACCTCCTTGCAATGCTGGTTTCAGAACTTTGTCCTGAGTCAGCATCACAATCCAATAATGAGAGAGTAGTTATATTGTGCCCATCCGATCTTTTGCTGCTGCATCAACCGTTACTCTGACTGAAACCTGATGATATCTTCAGAAACGGATGCACAGGTTCCGATCTTAGCTACATGGTATGTATTGCAATTTGCGGATGGCAGTACCCAAAGGGGGAATTTTCTACCTATAAAACGGCGCTACCCATTAAAGTTTGTATCGAATTGAACCGCCTCTACGTTGCCAGAGAAGTTTAAGGGAACCTTGAATTTAGAGCAGGTTTCCAGCCAATTCTGGAGGCATAAAATGTACGACTATGAGTTCCTTCAACAGTATTTAGAAGGTCAGAGAGATTTCAACGGGGTGGATCTTTCTGGAATTAATTTACCGGGGGTAAACCTGGCAGATATTGGGTTGTCTAATGCCACTTTAACGGGAGCAAATTTACCCTCTGCGTTTTTTGCATCCGCTAATTTATGCAGAGCAGCTTTAATCGAAGTGAATTTGAGCCAGGCATTTTTGCATAGAGCCGATTTGAGCTTCGCAAGAATCAACCAGGGAAATTTGATCAACGCGGATTTGACTAAAGCAAATCTAAAGGGAGCCTTGTTAATTCGGGCGAACTTGCGAGGAGCAAAATTGAGTGGCGCTAATTTGGCGGGAGTGAACCTGCGCGAAGCTGATTTACAGGACGTGAATCTTTGCGGAGCAGATCTGCGAGGAATTAACCTGCGATCGGCAAATCTGACTGGTGCCAACCTGAGTTGGGCAAATCTCAGCGGTGCCCGTTTAAGTGGTGCCATCCTGCATGGTTCGGTCTTAACCGGAATCAAACTGAGTGGAGCATTCTTGAATGGGGTGGATTTACAATGTGCAGACCTGGGTGGTGTCGATTTGAGCACAGCAAAATTGAACGGTGCCAACCTGAAAGGGATCACGCTCACCTCCGCCAACCTTAGGGAAGCTCAGTTGCGCATGGCGATACTGACGCAGGCAGATTTACGGGCGGCAAATCTAAGCCAGACGGATTTGTACGGAGCGAACCTGGATGAAACCAATTTTGAGCGATCGCTTTACACCCCAGAAACCCAGTTCCCCAAGGGGTTTGATCCTGTTAAGCAGGGAGCCTGCCTCGCTTCTGACCATTCGGTTGCAGCCTAAAAAGTTTAGAGGACCCCAACGATGGGCTTACCCAATTACCCCTTCAAAGAACCCGGTACTACGTTAGATATGAATGCCTGTTTATTGGTTCAAGAGGGACAACAGGAATGCTGGCAAAACCTTGTTCATGAGTTGACTGCCAGGCTTGCGACAACAGAAGTTGAACGGCAAAAAGCGCTGACAGACAACCAAAGGATATTGCTTGAATACAGACAGCTTGAGGAAAAATTAGAGGAAGCACAGGCAAACCATCAGGCTCTCCTGGGAGCGTCTGCGGCTCAAGCTCAACAGTTTAGCGAAACCCTCAAGCAACTGCGACAGAACCAGGCTCAAATCGTGCAGGCTGAAAAGATGTCGAGCCTGGGTCAGTTGGTGGCAGGGGTTGCCCACGAAATTAATAATCCTGTCAATTTTATTTATGGCAATCTCTCCCATGCCAAACGGTACATTCAGGACTTGATGCAACTCCTCAACCTTTACCAGCAGCACTATCCTCGCCCAGCCCCTGAGATTCAGGAGGCAACCGACGAAATTGACCTCAACTTTCTGATGCGGGATTTGCCGCATCTATTGACTTCCATGGAGGTGGGGGCCGATCGCATCCAGAAAATTGTCCTCTCCCTACGCAGCTTTTCGCGCATGGATGAGGCTGAAGTGAAGGAAGTGGATATTCATGAAGGCATCGA from Kovacikia minuta CCNUW1 carries:
- a CDS encoding sensor histidine kinase, translated to MGLPNYPFKEPGTTLDMNACLLVQEGQQECWQNLVHELTARLATTEVERQKALTDNQRILLEYRQLEEKLEEAQANHQALLGASAAQAQQFSETLKQLRQNQAQIVQAEKMSSLGQLVAGVAHEINNPVNFIYGNLSHAKRYIQDLMQLLNLYQQHYPRPAPEIQEATDEIDLNFLMRDLPHLLTSMEVGADRIQKIVLSLRSFSRMDEAEVKEVDIHEGIESTLMILQNRLKAKPDHTAIRIVKDYGELPFVECYAGQLNQVLMNLLTNAIDALEEEPGARNQKPDSIQNSKFKIQNSPTPTIQIQTRLIDSKWLVICITDNGPGISESAKERLFDPFFTTKPVGKGTGLGLSISYQIITEKHHGSLRCISSPGQGAEFIIKIPARLNYSQLP
- a CDS encoding alpha/beta hydrolase — translated: MPGTSAVCRRLQDHLVKRKIAAFCALLVAGLIPSLLSAVGLFLSLWIVVPAPNRLLLPLGVGAPEVSPWLVGLNTIALLLALVGIHKSWIYQVALVCSVIGIILSSLPLMQLPAANTRMAAEMQVVLGDDYLNPVPQAVQAHLRPHPFVLADAFRGIFPGEVRCDRGIPFAAPDGVSLTLNLYRPQVIGSYPTIVVIYGGAWREGSPNHDELFSRYMAAQGYTVVAIDYRHAPQYQFPIQLEDVQTALMYIQQHAKELEVDIERVVLMGRSAGAHLAMLATYRSLVFPVRAVINYYGPVDLIQGYNDPPIPDPIDTQRVLKDFLGGTPNEQADLYQKASPISYVKPSLPISLLVYAGRDHLVQAKFGRALYEKLRTTGNQTVWLEIPWAEHAFDAVFSGVSNQLALFYTERFLARILYAKREIA
- the ntrB gene encoding nitrate ABC transporter permease codes for the protein MIFQMNLAAVFTAAAQASWKRTKPMLVRDTVILPALGFLGIILLWWVVALFRRDLMPTPAEALVNNLDFILNPFYQRGPGDLGLGWLLIASLRRVLLGFLLGAVVAIPIGFLIGMSRPVMLALNPIIQIFKPVSPLAWLPIALAIFNLADPSAIFVIFITSLWPTIINTALGVSSVPQDYLDVSRVLEMPRWRQVIKIILPASLPYIFTGLRISLGIAWLVIVAVEMLTGGIGIGFFVWDEWSRLNLSSVFLAVLVIGLTGLLLDFAISQLQAWVTHRRPTATN
- a CDS encoding ABC transporter substrate-binding protein, with the protein product MWDFGLRPWHEYNGDLEEFGRQFRNYFESQPPEQRVWAVVLSSAIYEYFIRYLAAAAGVEPDKEFRIIIVPPPQMVTNVRIGAMQGYMVAEPWNTRAITGNANVGFTFAQGKEIWLGHPDRLLGVMESFITNYPKTYRSLLKAMIEACQYCSKPENREEVATLITERSFTGAKPKKGPVDKFTRPAIVGEYNYGGFDGKKRIIKSDDTTLFFDIPASVSHVPNEHSTFMWRSRSLWLMTQAARWGQIKEIPKNAEELSKKAWRTDIYREVAAEMGIPCPQDDFKVEPPAVFIDKKGFDPSDPVGYLNSFEIRANRPTKIYMS
- a CDS encoding pentapeptide repeat-containing protein, with protein sequence MYDYEFLQQYLEGQRDFNGVDLSGINLPGVNLADIGLSNATLTGANLPSAFFASANLCRAALIEVNLSQAFLHRADLSFARINQGNLINADLTKANLKGALLIRANLRGAKLSGANLAGVNLREADLQDVNLCGADLRGINLRSANLTGANLSWANLSGARLSGAILHGSVLTGIKLSGAFLNGVDLQCADLGGVDLSTAKLNGANLKGITLTSANLREAQLRMAILTQADLRAANLSQTDLYGANLDETNFERSLYTPETQFPKGFDPVKQGACLASDHSVAA
- a CDS encoding FAD-dependent oxidoreductase; this translates as MLLLNHPAPSRGRVGIIGAGTSGVYLASLLAQQGFQVALFEKAAYPRTDGCGIFLIQAGMKALQQGNPEVCQKIIDAGVPAKKFEFRNLRGGMISAEAVTYQDNELPGVLIHRKAILEVLLGTLPDGCLHGNAEFESVAQSDRGVTVRFKDGSEWEGDILVGSDGIFSKVRRSVVPGVELCYLGDLVWRGVVPDPTFCPEGNFIVYARGRGIYANFFDIGSDPLQPGSPKRTHWGFFIEKDQEGSEVGALRPQNTAIPKAELAKLPDGPRSVIESTPPELIVCRYSYDIAPLPHLRDGRIILIGDAAHAKSPTRARGMTAGFEDALCLSHHLATCADPREALERFEAERLPIVHEYQTTSRQMSRDIGRKKKVA
- a CDS encoding exopolysaccharide biosynthesis protein gives rise to the protein MHLRFSQDLESLLKLLAEKPLTLNDILTTTSERGFSLVIGLLALPFLLPMPPGFAGPLGLGCLILAAQMAVGRRTPWLPNRVGQFRFPNWLVLTLLTNLRRGTGFLEKIARPRLRWLAESQHAWQINGVCIAWLAILLMLPIPFTNPIPTVGILLLAVATLEADGLLMCFAYGLTIAITLLVIAIGYALWLSPALFQNLFG
- a CDS encoding DUF3598 family protein: MTETTTGIDTNKVPAIFVRHVGTWQGEYIKTDIHGHFLRSFSGTFEVAIEGTRYRQVNHYVYPDGSRLELNFVGYFEDGILHLSSSSYSDFSAIAWDAGQETIGFRATKTQDGALITFMETMTLLAPDHRVRSTQAFKDGVFDGISFIEEVRVEGGVRG
- a CDS encoding ABC transporter substrate-binding protein, which produces MNHWTRREFVLGMGAAAAGAALSSCAVNADRSAKGLTEEAKAIKPVIRPEELEKPNITVGYVPVNDCAPFAIAWKKGFFRKYGLNVRLNREASWATSRDGIIFGRLDASPVVSGAVTNARIGAEGARHAPLCAGMTIHRHGNAMTMNKSDVGFWVASLARVQRRPGGIW
- a CDS encoding ABC transporter ATP-binding protein, which encodes MTKSTLYSSDLNPNKPINSEFLVIEHLTKSYPTPDGGEFVVLDNINLTIREDEFVCLIGHSGCGKSTLLKIVAGLERATSGLVTLEGKEVRRPGCDRMMVFQQYSLLPWLTVRENVRLAVDEVLEGMSSVEKAQIVNEHLAMVNLTAAANKYPDEISGGMKQRVGIARALAIRPKMLLMDEPFGALDALTRGKLQRQVLEIWESHRQAVLMVTHDVDEALYMADRIVMLTNGPFAKIGEILEVPFPRPRDRQQLRESSEYYDLRNHALNFLDRYFTADD